In Microcaecilia unicolor chromosome 1, aMicUni1.1, whole genome shotgun sequence, the following are encoded in one genomic region:
- the LOC115462240 gene encoding zinc finger protein OZF-like isoform X2, which translates to MKENYETLMSLGDEIRQETKREKTEERGETFTHETHLTQHLKTHTKKRHFSSSECFNHKDSLRRHLKTHTQKSPFPCTECDRCFGHKDNLTKHLKKHRGKSSTPEERPSTSVQCTDRERKFSLKDSLIIQQKLHGCEKPFQCAECGKFLSSKSVLKHHQVIHQKEKHFPCSECKKSFTRKSHLTLHQRMHTGERNFSCSECGKTFTRKDCLITHQNIHKKEKPFPCTECDKGFTRRSYLTLHQRTHTGERIFSCSECGRVYARKNSLRIHQKSHKNERPFPCSECKKSFTWRGSLIRHRRIHTGEKPFLCTECGKRFSRKYLLVFHQTNHKEPLKSKEKRFQCTECEKTFYTISQLKSHQRCHTGEKPFQCTECYKRFSEQSGLNYHLRIHTAEKPFKCTECGRAFSQKGSLKKHQLFHTG; encoded by the coding sequence GTGACGAGATCAGACAGGAAACGAAACGAGAGAAGACAGAAGAACGTGGGGAAACTTTCACCCACGAGACGCACTTAACACAACAcctgaaaacacacacaaagaaaaggcatttttcaaGTTCTGAGTGTTTTAATCATAAGGACAGCTTAAGAAGACatctgaaaacacacacacaaaagagtccttttccatgtactgagtgtgacAGATGTTTCGGTCATAAGGATAACCTAACAAAACACTTGAAAAAACACAGAGGGAAGAGCAGTACCCCAGAAGAGAGGCCTTCTACATCTGTACAATGCACTGACCGTGAAAGAAAGTTTAGTCTTAAGGACTCCCTAATAATACAGCAGAAACTCCACGGGtgtgagaaaccatttcaatgtgcTGAATGTGGTAAATTTTTAAGTTCAAAGAGCGTACTAAAACACCACCAGGTAATTcaccaaaaagaaaaacacttccCGTGTAGTGAATGCAAGAAAAGCTTCACGCGCAAGAGTCATCTAACGTTACACCAAAGAATGCACACAGGTGAGAGAAACTTTTCGTGctctgaatgtggaaaaactttCACACGCAAGGACTGCCTGATCACACATCAGAATattcacaaaaaagaaaaaccctttcCGTGTACTGAGTGTGATAAAGGCTTCACACGCAGGAGTTATCTCACCTTACACCAAAGAACTCACACCGGAGAAAGAATCTTTTCATGCTCTGAGTGTGGAAGGGTTTACGCAAGAAAGAACTCCTTAAGAATACATCAGAAAAGTCACAAAAATGAAAGACCATTTCCCTGCAGCGAATGCAAGAAAAGCTTTACATGGCGAGGAAGCCTAATAAGACACCGGAGAATTCACACTGGGGAGAAACCATTTCTATGTACTGAATGTGGGAAAAGGTTTAGTCGCAAATATCTCTTAGTATTCCACCAAACAAATCACAAAGAGCCATTGAAGTCAAAGGAGAAGAGATTTCAATGTACTGAGTGTGAAAAAACGTTTTATACAATATCACAGCTAAAATCCCACCAAAGGTGccatactggagagaaaccattccAATGTACTGAGTGTTATAAAAGATTTTCTGAACAATCAGGACTAAATTACCATCTCAGAATCCACACAGCAGAGAAGCCATTCAAATGTACTGAGTGTGGGAGAGCATTTAGCCAAAAGGGAAGTTTAAAAAAGCATCAATTGTTTCACACTGGATAG
- the LOC115462240 gene encoding zinc finger protein OZF-like isoform X1 produces the protein MQKCVYGHKYMTNAFLKYPLGDEIRQETKREKTEERGETFTHETHLTQHLKTHTKKRHFSSSECFNHKDSLRRHLKTHTQKSPFPCTECDRCFGHKDNLTKHLKKHRGKSSTPEERPSTSVQCTDRERKFSLKDSLIIQQKLHGCEKPFQCAECGKFLSSKSVLKHHQVIHQKEKHFPCSECKKSFTRKSHLTLHQRMHTGERNFSCSECGKTFTRKDCLITHQNIHKKEKPFPCTECDKGFTRRSYLTLHQRTHTGERIFSCSECGRVYARKNSLRIHQKSHKNERPFPCSECKKSFTWRGSLIRHRRIHTGEKPFLCTECGKRFSRKYLLVFHQTNHKEPLKSKEKRFQCTECEKTFYTISQLKSHQRCHTGEKPFQCTECYKRFSEQSGLNYHLRIHTAEKPFKCTECGRAFSQKGSLKKHQLFHTG, from the coding sequence ATGCAGAAATGTGTCTATGGTCACAAATACATGactaatgcctttttaaaatatccaTTAGGTGACGAGATCAGACAGGAAACGAAACGAGAGAAGACAGAAGAACGTGGGGAAACTTTCACCCACGAGACGCACTTAACACAACAcctgaaaacacacacaaagaaaaggcatttttcaaGTTCTGAGTGTTTTAATCATAAGGACAGCTTAAGAAGACatctgaaaacacacacacaaaagagtccttttccatgtactgagtgtgacAGATGTTTCGGTCATAAGGATAACCTAACAAAACACTTGAAAAAACACAGAGGGAAGAGCAGTACCCCAGAAGAGAGGCCTTCTACATCTGTACAATGCACTGACCGTGAAAGAAAGTTTAGTCTTAAGGACTCCCTAATAATACAGCAGAAACTCCACGGGtgtgagaaaccatttcaatgtgcTGAATGTGGTAAATTTTTAAGTTCAAAGAGCGTACTAAAACACCACCAGGTAATTcaccaaaaagaaaaacacttccCGTGTAGTGAATGCAAGAAAAGCTTCACGCGCAAGAGTCATCTAACGTTACACCAAAGAATGCACACAGGTGAGAGAAACTTTTCGTGctctgaatgtggaaaaactttCACACGCAAGGACTGCCTGATCACACATCAGAATattcacaaaaaagaaaaaccctttcCGTGTACTGAGTGTGATAAAGGCTTCACACGCAGGAGTTATCTCACCTTACACCAAAGAACTCACACCGGAGAAAGAATCTTTTCATGCTCTGAGTGTGGAAGGGTTTACGCAAGAAAGAACTCCTTAAGAATACATCAGAAAAGTCACAAAAATGAAAGACCATTTCCCTGCAGCGAATGCAAGAAAAGCTTTACATGGCGAGGAAGCCTAATAAGACACCGGAGAATTCACACTGGGGAGAAACCATTTCTATGTACTGAATGTGGGAAAAGGTTTAGTCGCAAATATCTCTTAGTATTCCACCAAACAAATCACAAAGAGCCATTGAAGTCAAAGGAGAAGAGATTTCAATGTACTGAGTGTGAAAAAACGTTTTATACAATATCACAGCTAAAATCCCACCAAAGGTGccatactggagagaaaccattccAATGTACTGAGTGTTATAAAAGATTTTCTGAACAATCAGGACTAAATTACCATCTCAGAATCCACACAGCAGAGAAGCCATTCAAATGTACTGAGTGTGGGAGAGCATTTAGCCAAAAGGGAAGTTTAAAAAAGCATCAATTGTTTCACACTGGATAG